A genomic region of Colletotrichum destructivum chromosome 1, complete sequence contains the following coding sequences:
- a CDS encoding Putative S-adenosyl-L-methionine-dependent methyltransferase superfamily yields MTMRRNSFNLQQQQVGGGANDQLLSATSDDETQKDGWDYVHHVMTQLALKGQYFETLRPSHCLVLDYGTGTGIWAIEVANQIYRDGGKVVGFGAPNLRPTSIPTNLEFLEEGRADLWGRKDRFDLIHTRVLPGDKRDWPGFFKEAFGHLKSGCCLEIEALNLELLCDYDRPTLNRNLLLKNLNREDTDNGKQDLDFGRTKELLKGAGFVNVKEDIVTLPISPWSEDYRNWWLGHRFNICVEFFLRTGQYAPPGMDPHPSDLKEIYELHNRYYCRLHLDRRENRETENLGK; encoded by the exons ATGACCATGCGGCGAAACAG CTTCAatctccagcagcagcaagtgGGCGGCGGAGCCAATGACCAACTGCTTTCAGCAACATCCGACGAT GAGACTCAAAAAGATGGCTGGGACTACGTACATCATGTTATGACACAGTTGGCCCTCAAAGGGCAATACTTCGAGACATTGCGGCCATCCCATTGTCTTGTTCTAGACTACGGAACAGGTACCGGCATTTGGGCTATAGAGGTGGCCAA CCAGATCTACAGAGACGGAGGCAAGGTGGTGGGATTTGGTGCGCCGAACTTGCGGCCGACCTC TATTCCCACAAACCTTGAGTTccttgaagaaggccgagctGACCTATGGGGGAGAAAAGATCGGTTCGACTTGATCCATACAAGAGTGCTCCCTGGCGACAAGAGAGACTGGCCAGGATTTTTCAAAGAGGCATTTGGGCATCTCAAATCAGGTTGCTGCTTGGAAATAGAGGCGTTGAACTTGGAGCTTCTCTGCGACTACGATAGACCGACTCTGAACCGAAATTTGCTCTTGAAAAACCTCAACAGAGAAGACACAGACAACGGCAAGCAGGATCTGGACTTTGGGAGAACAAAGGAGCTCCTAAAGGGAGCCGGGTTCGTCAACGTCAAAGAAGACATTGTCACGCTACCCATCAGCCCGTGGAGCGAGGACTATCGCAACTGGTGGCTTGGCCATCGCTTCAACATCTGCGTAGAATTCTTTCTCAGAACCGGACAGTATGCACCCCCGGGCATGGACCCCCATCCCTCGGATTTGAAGGAGATCTATGAACTTCATAATCGCTATTATTGCAGGCT TCATTTGGACCGCAGAGAAAATCGCGAAACGGAGAATCTGGGAAAATGA
- a CDS encoding Putative S-adenosyl-L-methionine-dependent methyltransferase superfamily — protein sequence MNTAYEICFAANSAVGLLEVDNHEWEEGEVVTALLDRLYLGWPIESADRAVFLDVRGKSELWAVECKIVSNTYGDEKVVNIEKRVSIRVNAINLMQRLPDHKWFQQKQFSYVHIANSARLRKNRRRLIERAFRSLKPDGCLDIHDFDRKPRCDDDTCQKDDVARRLFEANMDAVIHPLHDVPQHFETTDRIEIISPKVLVHRAPTSSWCLDGQADRLIRMTERDITRGLERWCQDNMDVRLSQEMTMECVMAKASFRDQKKHFYFEYYSVRCEKKATTSSTSRKRNHYPFGRFKTNAGSRVRRSRRPRSLRSLRFLLKNPKL from the exons ATGAACACAGCCTACGAAATCTGCTTTGCTGCGAATTCAGCAGTTGGGCTGTTGGAAGTCGACAATCACgaatgggaagaaggagaagtaGTGACTGCGCTATTGGACCGGTTATACTTGGGTTGGCCTATCGAGTCAGCTGACAGGGCAGTTTTTCTTGATGTCCGCGGTAAATCAGAACTATGGGCGGTCGAATGCAAAATAGTTTCGAATACATACGGAGACGAAAAAGTCGTCAACATCGAAAAACGCGTTTCGATCCGCGTAAATGCCATCAACCTAATGCAAAG GCTTCCAGATCATAAGTGGTTTCAGCAAAAGCAGTTCAGCTATGTTCATATAGCCAACAGCGCGAGACTTAGAAAGAATCGACGACGTCTGATCGAGAGAGCTTTCAG ATCCCTTAAACCCGACGGCTGTCTGGACATACATGACTTCGACCGCAAGCCTCGatgcgacgacgacacgtGCCAAAAAGACGATGTCGCGCGACGCCTTTTCGAGGCTAACATGGACGCAGTCATCCACCCGCTCCACGATGTTCCTCAACACTTTGAAACAACGGATCGCATCGAGATCATCTCTCCGAAAGTACTCGTACACCGTGCACCAACCAGTTCGTGGTGTCTAGACGGTCAGGCAGACCGTCTGATCCGGATGACAGAGCGGGACATTACAAGAGGCTTGGAGCGATGGTGTCAGGATAACATGGACGTTCGACTCAGTCAGGAGATGACCATGGAGTGCGTCATGGCGAAAGCAAGCTTCAGGGACCAGAAGAAGCACTTTTACTTTGAATA CTACAGCGTTCGATGCGAGAAAAAGGCCACAACAAGCAGTACAAGTAGGAAGAGGAACCACTATCCGTTTGGGAGATTCAAAACCAACGCAGGATCGCGTgtaagaagaagcagacggCCCAGATCCCTTCGATCCCTTCGCTTCCTGTTAAAGAATCCGAAGCTATGA